The proteins below are encoded in one region of Sphingomonas sp.:
- a CDS encoding phosphatidylserine/phosphatidylglycerophosphate/cardiolipin synthase family protein translates to MPVPATFDVDGNRLTLLTEGPARLAALLDLIKSAKRSLRVLYYIYVADKAGEAVRDALLAAAWRGVEVHLIVDGMGSEPAQGRGFFDPLRAAGVDVCRFVPRWGRRYLLRNHQKLALADEERVMIGGFNIEDSYFGTAADAAWRDLGLMVEGPAVARLTGYFDALSRWAKRPRASMRKLAKTLKAWSEPDGATRWLLGGPMRRLSPWARVVKRDMEQARAIDLIAAYFAPNPAMLRRLDKAGKRGTVRLVLPSKLDHGAAIWAARFTYAGLLRKRVQIYEYQPTKLHTKLFVIDDVVHIGSANFDIRSMFLNLELMFRIEDASFAAHVRAYVDGEIANSERITAELYKARTGLWTRIKQAAAYFVMAVLDYNVTRRLNFAPRRKS, encoded by the coding sequence ATGCCCGTGCCCGCGACCTTCGATGTAGACGGCAACAGGCTGACGTTGCTGACCGAAGGCCCCGCGCGACTGGCGGCTTTGCTTGATCTGATCAAATCGGCCAAGCGATCGCTGCGCGTGCTCTATTATATCTATGTCGCCGACAAGGCGGGCGAGGCGGTGCGCGACGCGCTGCTGGCGGCCGCGTGGCGCGGGGTCGAGGTTCATCTGATCGTCGATGGCATGGGCAGCGAGCCCGCGCAGGGCAGAGGCTTTTTCGATCCGCTGCGTGCCGCCGGCGTCGATGTCTGCCGCTTCGTGCCGCGCTGGGGGCGGCGCTATCTGCTGCGCAACCACCAGAAGCTGGCGCTCGCCGACGAAGAGCGGGTGATGATCGGCGGCTTCAACATCGAGGACAGCTATTTCGGCACCGCCGCCGACGCCGCGTGGCGCGATCTCGGGCTGATGGTCGAAGGGCCGGCGGTCGCGCGGCTGACCGGCTATTTCGACGCGCTGTCGCGCTGGGCCAAGCGCCCCAGGGCCTCGATGCGCAAGCTCGCCAAAACGCTCAAGGCCTGGAGCGAGCCCGATGGTGCCACGCGCTGGCTGCTCGGCGGGCCGATGCGGCGGCTCTCACCCTGGGCGCGCGTGGTCAAGCGCGACATGGAACAGGCAAGGGCGATCGACCTGATCGCCGCCTATTTCGCGCCGAATCCGGCGATGCTTCGCCGCCTCGACAAGGCCGGCAAGCGAGGAACCGTGCGGCTGGTGCTGCCTTCCAAACTGGATCATGGCGCCGCGATCTGGGCGGCGCGCTTCACCTATGCGGGGTTGCTGCGCAAGCGCGTCCAGATCTACGAATATCAGCCGACCAAGCTGCACACCAAGCTCTTCGTCATCGACGATGTCGTCCATATCGGCTCGGCCAATTTCGACATCCGCTCGATGTTCCTCAATCTGGAGCTGATGTTCCGCATCGAGGATGCGAGCTTCGCCGCGCATGTCCGCGCCTATGTCGATGGCGAGATCGCCAATTCCGAGCGAATCACGGCCGAGCTCTACAAGGCGCGCACCGGGCTATGGACGCGGATCAAACAGGCAGCCGCCTATTTCGTGATGGCGGTGCTCGATTATAACGTCACGCGCCGCCTCAATTTCGCGCCGCGCCGAAAATCCTGA
- a CDS encoding RlmE family RNA methyltransferase, with translation MSRGGSRTHTRVKTSRGRTPQSNRWLERQLNDPYVKKAKAEGYRSRAAYKLIELDEKFGFLKGSKRVVDLGLAPGGWSQVIRRKMPKAAIVGIDLLPVDPIEGVTIFQMDFMDDKAPDLLLEALGGAPDLVISDMAANTVGHPQTDALRTMGLVELALDFAVQNLEKGGSFVSKVFAGGADSAMVAELKRNFATVKHAKPPSSRKGSVEWFVVAQGFKGRSAE, from the coding sequence GTGAGCCGGGGCGGATCGCGCACCCATACAAGGGTCAAGACTTCGCGCGGGCGGACGCCGCAATCGAACCGCTGGCTCGAACGCCAGCTCAACGACCCTTACGTCAAGAAGGCCAAGGCCGAGGGCTATCGCAGCCGCGCCGCCTATAAGCTGATCGAGCTCGACGAGAAATTCGGCTTCCTCAAGGGCTCGAAACGCGTCGTCGATCTGGGTCTGGCGCCGGGCGGCTGGAGCCAGGTGATCCGCCGCAAGATGCCCAAGGCGGCGATCGTCGGCATCGACCTGCTGCCGGTCGATCCGATCGAAGGCGTGACGATCTTCCAGATGGATTTCATGGACGATAAGGCCCCCGACCTGCTGCTCGAGGCGCTGGGCGGCGCCCCCGATCTGGTGATTTCGGACATGGCGGCGAACACCGTCGGCCATCCGCAGACCGATGCGCTGCGAACCATGGGACTGGTCGAGCTCGCGCTCGATTTCGCGGTGCAGAATCTGGAGAAGGGCGGCAGCTTCGTCTCGAAGGTGTTCGCCGGCGGCGCCGATTCGGCGATGGTCGCCGAATTGAAGCGCAACTTCGCGACCGTGAAGCACGCCAAGCCGCCATCGAGCCGCAAAGGTTCGGTGGAATGGTTCGTGGTGGCGCAGGGGTTCAAGGGCCGATCAGCGGAATAG
- a CDS encoding undecaprenyl-diphosphate phosphatase, with protein sequence MSDIIVAILLGIVEGITEFLPVSSTGHLILATELMGYDAAKWAVFNIAIQPGAILAIVALYWRTFLAVFKGLLKWEASSVAFVRNLLIAFIPAVVLGLAFADQIDALLENATVVAWALIAGGVAILLVERLAKTNNVLGISGVSLGQSIKIGLVQCLAMIPGVSRSGATIMGAMALGIDRRTAADFSFFLALPTLTGATVLQLYKHRDAITSDSLGLIAVGFVVSFVVALAVVKAFLAVVTKHGFAPFAWYRIIAGAATLVWLGLR encoded by the coding sequence ATGAGCGATATCATCGTCGCGATCCTGCTCGGCATCGTCGAGGGCATCACCGAGTTCCTGCCGGTCTCATCGACCGGGCATCTGATCCTCGCCACCGAGCTGATGGGCTATGACGCGGCGAAATGGGCGGTGTTCAACATCGCCATCCAGCCCGGCGCGATCCTCGCCATCGTCGCGCTCTATTGGCGAACCTTCCTCGCGGTGTTCAAGGGCCTGCTCAAATGGGAAGCGAGTTCGGTCGCGTTCGTGCGCAACCTGCTGATCGCCTTCATTCCCGCCGTCGTGCTGGGGCTAGCCTTTGCCGACCAGATCGACGCTCTGCTCGAGAATGCGACGGTGGTCGCCTGGGCGCTGATCGCGGGCGGCGTCGCGATCCTGCTGGTCGAGCGGCTGGCCAAAACCAACAACGTGCTTGGCATATCCGGCGTCTCGCTCGGCCAATCGATCAAGATCGGCCTGGTCCAGTGCCTGGCAATGATCCCGGGCGTCAGCCGTTCGGGCGCGACGATCATGGGGGCGATGGCATTGGGAATCGACCGCCGCACCGCCGCCGATTTCAGCTTCTTCCTGGCGTTGCCGACCCTGACCGGCGCGACCGTGCTCCAGCTCTACAAGCATCGCGACGCGATCACTTCGGACAGTCTCGGGCTGATCGCGGTTGGTTTCGTCGTGTCGTTCGTGGTCGCGCTGGCGGTGGTGAAGGCGTTCCTCGCGGTGGTCACAAAGCACGGTTTCGCGCCATTTGCCTGGTACCGAATCATTGCCGGTGCTGCGACATTGGTGTGGCTTGGACTAAGATAA
- a CDS encoding complex I NDUFA9 subunit family protein → MKDRLVTLIGGGGFLGRYVAQDLFATGARVRVVQPRPRDAWFVKTLGGLGQTQFAAADVRKPESLARALRGSDAVVNLAGVLRGDFEGVHVEGARNVAEAAAAAGVSSLIHISALGADPDSAYGRSKGEGDAAVRKAFPDATIFRPSILFGREDRFVNRFAGMIANAPVAVPVLRGEAKFQPAYVADVAQAIVQALADPATHAGRTYTLGGPDVISMAGLFKWIGATIGRDVSFIELPDAIGGIVPFLPFAPITRDQWRMLATDNVVPATGVGFGAFGIVPTPLATVAPAWMVRFRKAGRFGKARAAA, encoded by the coding sequence ATGAAGGACAGGCTGGTAACGCTGATCGGTGGAGGCGGATTTCTCGGCCGCTATGTCGCGCAGGACCTGTTCGCCACCGGCGCGCGCGTGCGGGTGGTGCAGCCGCGTCCGCGCGACGCCTGGTTCGTCAAGACGCTCGGCGGGCTCGGCCAGACCCAGTTCGCCGCGGCCGATGTCCGCAAGCCCGAAAGCCTCGCGCGCGCGCTTCGCGGATCGGATGCGGTGGTCAATCTCGCCGGAGTGCTGCGCGGCGATTTCGAGGGCGTGCATGTGGAAGGCGCGCGCAATGTCGCCGAGGCCGCCGCCGCCGCGGGCGTATCGTCGCTGATCCACATATCCGCGCTGGGCGCCGATCCGGACTCGGCCTATGGCCGCAGCAAGGGCGAAGGCGATGCCGCGGTCCGCAAGGCATTCCCCGACGCGACGATCTTCCGCCCGTCGATCCTGTTCGGCCGCGAGGACCGGTTCGTGAATCGCTTCGCCGGCATGATCGCCAACGCGCCGGTGGCAGTGCCGGTGCTACGCGGCGAGGCGAAGTTCCAGCCGGCCTATGTCGCCGATGTCGCGCAGGCGATCGTTCAGGCGCTGGCCGATCCCGCCACGCATGCCGGGCGCACCTACACGCTGGGCGGGCCCGACGTGATTTCAATGGCCGGGCTGTTCAAATGGATCGGCGCCACGATCGGACGCGACGTATCTTTTATCGAATTGCCCGATGCGATCGGCGGCATCGTGCCGTTCCTGCCCTTCGCCCCGATCACCCGCGATCAATGGCGGATGCTGGCCACCGACAATGTCGTCCCGGCGACCGGCGTGGGCTTCGGCGCCTTCGGCATCGTGCCGACACCGCTAGCGACGGTCGCGCCGGCATGGATGGTGCGCTTTCGCAAGGCGGGCCGCTTCGGCAAGGCGCGCGCCGCGGCCTGA
- a CDS encoding Ppx/GppA phosphatase family protein, whose translation MGDGSATIPRGPRSDSTGTHAPPQDRQPRSRWPESRHYAALDLGTNNCRLLIARPQGGGFAVVDAFSRIVRLGEGLATTGRLSDAAIERTIAALKVCAEKLKRRNVTLARSVATEACRQAVNGAEFIERCYRETGIALDIITAEEEARLAVLGCHALLEPGDGPAIVFDIGGGSTELVLVDSQVPVPRILDWHSAPWGVVSLTEAAGQAGSGAQGLADLYADMRARVKASFAPFAGRLRPPAGTPRLLGTSGTVTTLASVHLGLAAYDRSVIDGLIVPTQAMREVSTRLAGMTLAERSQVPCIGSERADLVVAGCAILETILDLWPAARLGIADRGIREGILRRLMNGRML comes from the coding sequence ATGGGGGATGGCTCCGCCACTATACCCCGCGGCCCGAGGTCCGATTCGACCGGAACCCATGCGCCGCCACAGGACCGCCAGCCGCGCTCGCGCTGGCCCGAATCGCGCCATTATGCCGCGCTCGATCTCGGCACCAACAATTGCCGGCTGCTGATCGCGCGCCCGCAAGGCGGCGGGTTCGCGGTGGTCGATGCCTTTTCGCGAATCGTCCGGCTGGGCGAGGGCCTCGCCACCACCGGGCGCCTGTCCGACGCGGCGATCGAACGCACCATCGCCGCGCTCAAGGTCTGCGCCGAGAAACTGAAACGCCGCAACGTGACGCTCGCCCGCTCGGTCGCGACCGAGGCCTGCCGTCAAGCGGTGAACGGCGCGGAGTTCATCGAGCGCTGCTACCGCGAGACCGGCATCGCCCTCGACATCATCACCGCCGAGGAGGAAGCACGGCTGGCGGTGCTCGGCTGCCACGCCTTGCTGGAGCCCGGGGACGGCCCGGCGATCGTCTTCGATATTGGCGGCGGCTCGACCGAACTGGTGCTGGTCGATTCGCAAGTGCCGGTGCCCCGCATCCTCGACTGGCACAGCGCGCCATGGGGTGTGGTATCGCTGACCGAGGCCGCCGGGCAGGCCGGATCGGGCGCGCAGGGTCTCGCCGATCTCTACGCCGACATGCGGGCACGGGTGAAAGCGAGCTTCGCGCCATTCGCCGGCCGCTTGCGGCCGCCTGCGGGTACGCCGCGGCTGCTCGGCACCAGCGGCACCGTGACCACGCTCGCCAGTGTCCATCTCGGCCTTGCCGCCTATGACCGCTCGGTGATCGACGGACTGATCGTTCCGACGCAGGCGATGCGTGAGGTCAGCACGCGGCTGGCCGGGATGACGCTGGCCGAGCGCAGTCAGGTGCCGTGCATCGGCTCGGAGCGCGCCGATCTGGTGGTGGCGGGCTGCGCGATCCTCGAAACGATCCTCGATCTGTGGCCCGCCGCGCGGCTGGGCATCGCCGATCGCGGCATCCGCGAGGGCATCCTCCGCCGGCTGATGAATGGGCGGATGCTGTGA
- a CDS encoding hemerythrin domain-containing protein produces MADKPDAIALLKADHRKVEELFEQFEAASGAGRKEKLAMQICMELTVHTKIEEEIFYPACEGKIEEDLLKEAYVEHDGAKVLIAEIEAGGPDDEYYDAKVKVLSEQIEHHVEEEEKRMEGMFSQARRAGLDMDALGDQMRARKKQLIATYKASGLPKPETTTLSDVAV; encoded by the coding sequence ATGGCCGACAAACCCGACGCGATCGCCCTTTTGAAAGCCGACCATCGCAAGGTCGAGGAATTGTTCGAGCAGTTCGAAGCCGCCAGCGGCGCGGGCAGGAAGGAAAAGCTCGCGATGCAGATCTGCATGGAGCTGACCGTCCACACCAAGATCGAGGAGGAGATCTTCTATCCGGCCTGCGAGGGCAAGATCGAGGAAGATCTGCTCAAGGAAGCCTATGTCGAGCATGACGGCGCCAAGGTGTTGATCGCCGAGATCGAAGCGGGCGGCCCGGACGACGAATATTATGATGCCAAGGTCAAGGTCCTCTCCGAACAGATCGAGCACCATGTCGAGGAGGAAGAAAAGCGAATGGAGGGCATGTTCAGCCAGGCGCGCCGGGCCGGGCTCGATATGGACGCGCTGGGCGACCAGATGCGCGCCCGCAAGAAACAGTTGATCGCCACCTACAAGGCGAGCGGCCTGCCCAAGCCCGAGACGACGACGCTGAGCGATGTAGCGGTCTAA
- a CDS encoding integrase arm-type DNA-binding domain-containing protein, whose protein sequence is MLTDFHCRNAKKKERPYKLSDSGGLYLYVTATGSRSWRFKYRFGDRPDGKAGKVERKLVFGTYPAMTLEEARAARDAARKLLLQRIDPGVRKKQEEAATSAASANTFEAIAREYHRLKAGTLAPKYGKAILRRLETHAFRELGGTAITEITAPMVLKAIRAIEAKGKLNMAHRVRGHISEVFVHGISTGRCANDPAAIIQRALVPKDT, encoded by the coding sequence TTGCTGACGGATTTTCACTGTCGCAATGCGAAGAAGAAGGAGCGCCCTTACAAGCTCTCCGACTCCGGCGGGCTCTATCTCTACGTCACCGCCACGGGCTCTCGGTCGTGGCGGTTCAAGTACCGATTCGGCGATCGGCCGGATGGCAAAGCGGGGAAGGTCGAGCGGAAGCTGGTCTTCGGCACCTATCCTGCCATGACGCTCGAGGAGGCGCGCGCAGCGCGAGACGCGGCGCGCAAGCTGCTGTTGCAGCGGATCGATCCAGGAGTTCGCAAGAAGCAGGAGGAGGCCGCCACCTCGGCCGCATCCGCCAACACCTTCGAGGCGATCGCGCGGGAGTATCATCGCCTGAAGGCCGGCACGCTGGCGCCCAAATATGGCAAGGCGATCCTTCGCCGCCTCGAGACGCACGCCTTCAGGGAGCTGGGCGGCACGGCGATCACCGAGATCACCGCCCCCATGGTGCTGAAGGCGATTCGGGCGATCGAGGCGAAGGGCAAGCTCAACATGGCGCACCGCGTTCGCGGGCACATCTCGGAGGTCTTCGTCCATGGCATCTCGACCGGACGCTGCGCCAACGACCCGGCCGCGATCATCCAGCGGGCGCTGGTGCCGAAGGACAC
- a CDS encoding NAD(P)-dependent oxidoreductase produces the protein MADERMLKFVGTGQQYPSKRAAKLRAEDFREIADRYAVPNAEEQAGRCSQCGVPYCTVHCPLHNHIPDWLRLTAEGRLREAYALSNSTSTMPEICGRICPQDRLCEGNCVIEFSGHGAVTIGSVEKFITDTAWEEGWVEPVQVGPARGQSVGVIGAGPAGLAAAEYMRGYGYDVHVYDRHDRAGGLLTYGIPGFKLEKHVVMRRVERLKQAGIVFHQGFEVGRDASLDELRAKHDSILIATGVYKARGIKAPGAGAAGVVEALDYLTASNRKGFGDAVPEFDDGSLDAAGKHVVVIGGGDTAMDCVRTAVRQGATSVKCLYRRDRANMPGSQRETANAEEEGVEFVWLSAPEAFDGGDRVTGVKAAKMRLGAPDASGRRSPERDPGAEFQFPADLVIKALGFEAEDLPALFGAPELGVTRWGTVRADGKTMMTSLDGVFAAGDIVRGASLVVWAIRDGRDVSAHMHAWMRARAKAEAA, from the coding sequence ATGGCAGACGAACGCATGCTCAAATTTGTCGGCACGGGCCAACAATACCCGTCAAAGCGCGCGGCGAAGCTACGCGCGGAGGATTTCCGTGAGATCGCGGATCGCTACGCGGTGCCGAACGCGGAGGAGCAGGCTGGGCGCTGCTCGCAATGCGGCGTGCCCTATTGCACGGTGCATTGCCCGCTCCACAATCATATCCCCGACTGGCTGCGGTTGACCGCCGAGGGGCGGCTGCGCGAGGCGTATGCGCTGTCGAACAGCACTTCGACCATGCCCGAAATCTGCGGCCGCATCTGCCCGCAGGACCGGCTGTGCGAAGGCAATTGCGTCATCGAATTCTCGGGTCACGGCGCGGTGACGATCGGTTCGGTCGAGAAGTTCATTACCGACACCGCGTGGGAAGAAGGTTGGGTCGAGCCGGTGCAGGTCGGCCCCGCGCGCGGCCAGTCGGTCGGGGTGATCGGCGCCGGGCCCGCCGGGCTCGCCGCGGCCGAATATATGCGCGGCTATGGCTATGACGTGCATGTCTATGATCGCCATGACCGCGCCGGCGGGTTGCTGACCTATGGCATTCCCGGCTTCAAGCTGGAGAAGCATGTCGTCATGCGCCGCGTCGAGCGGCTCAAGCAAGCCGGCATCGTCTTCCACCAGGGTTTCGAAGTCGGCCGCGACGCCAGCCTCGACGAATTGCGCGCGAAGCACGACAGCATCCTGATCGCCACTGGCGTCTACAAGGCGCGCGGCATCAAGGCGCCGGGTGCAGGCGCGGCGGGCGTGGTCGAAGCGCTCGATTACCTCACCGCCTCCAACCGCAAGGGTTTCGGCGACGCGGTTCCCGAATTCGACGATGGAAGCCTTGATGCCGCCGGCAAGCATGTCGTCGTCATCGGCGGCGGCGACACGGCGATGGACTGCGTGCGCACTGCGGTCCGCCAGGGCGCGACATCGGTGAAATGCCTCTACCGCCGCGACCGCGCCAATATGCCCGGATCGCAGCGCGAGACCGCCAATGCCGAGGAGGAAGGCGTCGAGTTCGTCTGGCTCTCCGCCCCCGAAGCGTTCGACGGCGGCGACAGGGTCACCGGCGTGAAAGCGGCGAAGATGCGCCTTGGCGCGCCCGACGCCAGCGGCCGCCGCTCGCCCGAGCGCGATCCGGGCGCGGAGTTCCAGTTCCCCGCCGATCTCGTGATCAAGGCGCTCGGCTTCGAAGCCGAGGATCTGCCGGCCCTGTTCGGCGCGCCCGAACTCGGCGTTACCCGCTGGGGCACGGTCCGCGCCGATGGCAAGACGATGATGACCAGCCTCGACGGCGTCTTCGCCGCCGGCGACATCGTCCGGGGCGCCAGCCTGGTGGTGTGGGCGATCCGCGACGGCCGGGATGTCTCGGCGCACATGCATGCGTGGATGCGCGCCCGCGCGAAGGCGGAGGCTGCCTGA
- the rpoZ gene encoding DNA-directed RNA polymerase subunit omega, whose product MARVTVEDCVDKISNRFDLVLFAAQRARQISGGAELTIDRDRDKNPVVALREIAEETVHPAHLEEAVVSGMQRVQIDDEEAPDEIGSLSASAEALRLTAAAPPRNQNLGSDYDG is encoded by the coding sequence ATGGCGCGCGTCACTGTCGAAGATTGCGTCGACAAGATTTCCAACCGTTTCGATCTGGTGCTGTTCGCGGCCCAGCGCGCCCGTCAGATCTCCGGCGGCGCCGAGCTGACGATCGATCGCGACCGCGATAAAAACCCGGTCGTGGCGCTGCGCGAAATCGCTGAGGAAACCGTGCATCCCGCCCATCTCGAAGAGGCGGTGGTTTCGGGCATGCAGCGCGTCCAGATCGACGACGAGGAAGCTCCGGACGAGATCGGCAGCCTCTCGGCGTCGGCCGAAGCGCTCCGCCTCACTGCCGCCGCGCCGCCGCGGAACCAGAATCTGGGCAGCGATTACGACGGCTAA